A window of Benincasa hispida cultivar B227 chromosome 9, ASM972705v1, whole genome shotgun sequence genomic DNA:
AAGGTTACTCCCAAAACAAAAATCCAACAATATTAGAGATTAAGAAAATCAATGAAAAGGATGTGATTTAGtatgaaaaataattagtcATTAGATGAGAGAAAGAATAATAGAGCAATACACAAAAGcatttgaattcaaaataagaaacggAGACAGGGTTAGAAATTAATCTCAACGTATCATTGAAAACCCAGAATTCATTTGTAAATCCATGAAAATAGATTTTCATATAGAGATAATCCATCAAAATCCCACACACATTCCTCGTTATATAAACTAAGCTTAACTTTTGCTATTTCAGCATATCCTTCAAATTGCGGCCTAATGGGTGCTATCTGCTTCAAGGACAAACTTTTTGTCTTGTTAGTCATCTCGGCCTTGGCTTGCTTGAAACCGTTGAGTGCATGGGAGATCCACATCAAGAATGGATTGAGCAACGGACAAGCTCTATTCGTGCATTGCAAGTCGAAAGACACCGACTTGGGCGAGCAAACCCTTAGCACTGGTGCCGAGTTCAAGTGGAAGTTCAAAGTGAACATTTGGAGAACGACATTGTTCTGGTGCTACTTACGTAAGCCGAACGGGCATGAAATGACGTTTGACGCTTTCTGGGTCGAGAAGAAGACCGAGTGGCTGCGTGTCAAATGTGATGATCAAATTTGCAATTGGACGGCGGAAGACAACGGAATTTACCTCAAAGATAATAGTTCAAATCAGGATGAGTTCATTCATTTTTGGAAATTTCCAGCAACTAAGTAGAATATATGACCTTTAAGTGCTCAATTTTTTGCTTTTAACAATCAATTTCGATATGTTCTACTATTTTTACCTCTTGCTTTTTGTTTATTTCCTTCATACATTATAAGTTTAGAACTAGAACGTATATGATTCAACCTATAATCATAAAAACGTTTCAATATTATGACCTTTAAGATGTGATGAGCATGTTATGTGTCAACTTAATTGAGATGTATGATGCACCTTTTGATTCTTTTATTTGATTcttcaataaatatatatatataaagtctATTCGATGttctaaaatatcaatttacgaTCCAATTGAGAATATCAATTCCCTAGacataaatgaaaatataaCTACTACTTCCCTAGATACAATAGCTAAAAGAGagatgactttttttttaagcatAAATAGACAATTGCTAAAGTCCTTAGAGAAATTGATACTCTAACaataaatacaaattttataagatattaAAGAAaacacgaaaaaaaaaaatctactatTTATTTTCGTATTACTATTAAGGCACACCTGCGCAAgtgaaattttataatttttattttaaaatctaagaatataaatttaattttataaaataaaacatagttaaaatcaatatatgcacTATTATAcactattttaaataaaatacattatttaataataaactattcatattcaatatttttcgaaatgagaaaaaaatgaaaaagtttttgCATCAATAATGTCGGACACTGCGATTGATCActctctcaaaaaaaaaaataataaattatttgaaagaataac
This region includes:
- the LOC120084676 gene encoding S-protein homolog 1-like codes for the protein MGAICFKDKLFVLLVISALACLKPLSAWEIHIKNGLSNGQALFVHCKSKDTDLGEQTLSTGAEFKWKFKVNIWRTTLFWCYLRKPNGHEMTFDAFWVEKKTEWLRVKCDDQICNWTAEDNGIYLKDNSSNQDEFIHFWKFPATK